A section of the Bradyrhizobium oligotrophicum S58 genome encodes:
- a CDS encoding methyl-accepting chemotaxis protein codes for MLLNNLKIAPKLAIVVGVALLGLGAAGTLASYLMEREMLNARIDQAKAIVETARNMAAGLWKDVEAGKMTKEAALAELSRRGNSMTYDNGTGYLFGTNYEGITVLAPDPKQIGANRMDVLTNGRKLSQELMDGVKAKGEILLTYEFVRPGQEVLSRKISYAVAVPGFNMYLGTGSYIDDIDTKLRPLKWLLGLSILGIAVVAGGIAWMIGRSISGPLDQLGGRMRELADGRLDGEIPGLGRGDEIGAMAATVQIFKDNALRMRELEQAEAATQQRTAAERRTAMEHLAADFERSVNGIVRSVASAAEGMQNTAQSMTSTASDASSRASTVSAATQSANDNVGTVAAAAEELSSSVNEISRQVARSSEIASKAVGDAERTNATVQVLSTGAEKIGEVVKLIHSIAAQTNLLALNATIEAARAGESGRGFAVVASEVKALANQTAKATEEISAQVAAMQTSTQDAVAAISGITQTIAQMSEITNSISTSIAQQGDATREIARNIQSVAAGSNEISAHIGGVTKAAEATGTAASEVLSSARELDSQSGLLQRAVEGFMAKVRTA; via the coding sequence GTGCTGCTGAATAACCTGAAGATCGCCCCCAAGCTCGCCATCGTGGTCGGTGTCGCGCTGCTCGGACTTGGTGCGGCCGGTACGCTCGCGAGCTACCTGATGGAGCGCGAAATGCTGAACGCGCGGATCGATCAGGCCAAGGCCATCGTCGAAACGGCGCGCAACATGGCCGCAGGTCTCTGGAAGGATGTCGAAGCCGGCAAGATGACCAAGGAGGCCGCACTGGCCGAGTTGAGCCGTCGCGGTAATTCCATGACCTATGACAACGGCACCGGCTATCTTTTCGGCACCAACTACGAAGGCATCACCGTTCTGGCACCCGATCCCAAGCAGATCGGTGCCAACCGGATGGATGTGCTGACCAACGGCCGCAAGCTGTCCCAGGAGCTGATGGATGGTGTCAAGGCGAAGGGCGAGATCCTGCTGACGTATGAATTCGTCCGGCCTGGGCAGGAAGTGCTCAGCCGCAAGATCAGCTACGCGGTCGCCGTCCCCGGCTTCAACATGTATCTCGGCACCGGCAGCTATATCGACGACATCGATACCAAGCTGCGGCCGCTGAAATGGCTGCTCGGCCTGTCGATCCTCGGTATTGCGGTGGTCGCCGGCGGCATCGCCTGGATGATCGGCCGCAGCATCAGCGGCCCGCTGGATCAACTGGGCGGGCGCATGCGCGAGTTGGCCGACGGCCGGCTCGATGGCGAGATTCCCGGCCTCGGTCGCGGCGACGAAATCGGCGCGATGGCCGCGACCGTCCAGATCTTCAAGGACAACGCGCTGCGGATGCGCGAGCTCGAGCAGGCGGAGGCCGCCACTCAGCAGCGCACGGCGGCGGAGCGGCGTACGGCCATGGAGCATCTCGCGGCCGACTTCGAGCGCAGCGTCAACGGCATCGTGCGCTCGGTGGCGTCGGCGGCCGAGGGCATGCAGAACACTGCGCAGTCAATGACGTCGACCGCAAGCGATGCCAGCTCGCGCGCCTCCACGGTCAGCGCCGCCACGCAGAGCGCGAACGACAATGTCGGCACGGTCGCCGCCGCGGCCGAGGAGCTGTCGAGCTCGGTCAATGAGATCTCCCGTCAGGTCGCCCGTTCGAGCGAGATCGCGAGCAAGGCCGTCGGCGACGCCGAGCGCACCAACGCCACCGTCCAGGTGCTGTCGACCGGCGCCGAGAAGATCGGAGAGGTCGTCAAGCTGATCCATTCGATCGCGGCGCAGACCAACCTGCTGGCGCTGAATGCGACAATCGAAGCCGCCCGCGCGGGCGAATCGGGCAGGGGGTTCGCCGTCGTCGCCTCGGAAGTGAAGGCGCTCGCCAACCAGACGGCGAAGGCGACCGAGGAGATTTCGGCGCAGGTCGCGGCGATGCAGACCTCGACCCAGGATGCGGTCGCGGCCATCAGCGGCATCACCCAGACCATCGCGCAGATGAGCGAGATCACCAACTCGATCTCGACTTCGATCGCGCAGCAGGGCGACGCGACGCGCGAGATCGCCCGCAACATCCAGTCCGTCGCCGCAGGGTCCAACGAGATCAGCGCCCATATCGGTGGCGTCACCAAGGCGGCGGAGGCCACCGGCACGGCTGCCTCCGAGGTGCTGTCGAGCGCGCGTGAGCTCGACAGCCAGTCGGGCCTGCTGCAGCGGGCCGTCGAGGGCTTCATGGCGAAGGTGCGGACCGCCTAG
- the mgtA gene encoding magnesium-translocating P-type ATPase, with the protein MNTETTSGLHRFWRLSPAQASTALSCDLNGLAEDEAAQRLQRYGHNADSPSHVVGPARAVLRRLLEPLSLILLVAGIISMGTGDVIGGAIIVLILTLSIGLDTVQEGHAVKAAEELRRSVALKAEVKRNGAYCEIDVDAVVPGDIMRVRAGDIVPADALIIECKAFTTGEAALTGEPYPVTKRAGMPTDENDTSNALFRGSVAQTGEAVTLVVNTGPNTMFGAAASALAEAQPRTPFERDLHEFGLVIARLTLALVVIVLTVRVVFGRDVLDSLLFSVALAVGLTPELLPMITTVTLSRGALRMAKRKVIVKRLAAIHDLGAMSVLCTDKTGTLTSAEITLARSIGPDGNDEPRAAELGAIAATLGGDRGSLDTALIAGADHAAAGWSLGGQQTFDFSRRLGSVLAIRGADQILIVKGAPEAVIELCTQQRQGSTITAIDDGGRTEMCERVHALAREGLRTVAIASRPWNGAPREIETDDEQELTFEGLCAFADPPKPTAAAAIAQLARAGIALKILSGDDPVVVKRLAGLVGLKADRVLSGSDIAKLSDDALAVQVHSADAFGRLAPDQKSRIVKALQASGEVVGFLGDGINDAPALKAADIGLSVDGATGVAQSAADIILLASDLEVVADGVEEGRRTFANILKYVRMGASSNVGNMLSMAAASMVLPFLPMLPTQILLNNLLYDLSELGIPFDRVSPQATARPQRWDMKRLMRFAAIMGPLSSLFDFLTFGALLYLFHATPDEFRTAWFLESMATQILVIFIIRTNGRPWSNRADPVLTASSLIALVVALGLPFTPAGAWFGFVAPPAIVLAAIAALVVAYLVSAEALKSLAVGPGPARSHSRRHPRHRHL; encoded by the coding sequence GTGAACACTGAAACGACCTCCGGCCTGCACCGGTTCTGGCGCCTCTCGCCCGCCCAGGCGAGTACGGCGCTGAGCTGCGACCTGAACGGCCTCGCCGAGGACGAAGCGGCGCAGCGGCTGCAACGCTACGGCCACAACGCCGATTCCCCGTCGCACGTCGTCGGCCCCGCACGCGCCGTGCTGCGCCGGCTGCTCGAGCCGCTGTCGCTCATTCTGCTCGTGGCCGGCATCATCTCCATGGGGACTGGAGACGTGATCGGCGGCGCCATCATCGTCCTCATCCTCACGCTGTCGATCGGACTTGATACGGTCCAGGAAGGACACGCGGTCAAGGCGGCCGAGGAACTCCGCCGCTCGGTGGCCTTGAAGGCCGAGGTCAAGCGCAACGGCGCCTATTGCGAGATCGACGTCGACGCGGTCGTGCCCGGCGACATCATGCGCGTGCGCGCGGGCGACATCGTTCCTGCCGACGCGCTGATCATCGAATGCAAGGCGTTCACCACCGGCGAGGCTGCGCTCACGGGCGAGCCCTATCCCGTGACGAAACGCGCCGGCATGCCGACCGATGAGAACGACACGTCGAACGCGCTGTTCCGCGGCTCGGTAGCGCAGACCGGCGAAGCCGTCACCCTCGTGGTCAACACCGGGCCCAATACAATGTTCGGCGCGGCCGCCTCGGCGCTCGCCGAAGCGCAACCGCGCACGCCGTTCGAGCGCGACCTGCACGAATTCGGTCTCGTCATCGCACGGCTCACGCTGGCCCTCGTCGTCATCGTGCTCACCGTCCGCGTCGTGTTCGGCCGCGACGTGCTCGACTCGCTCTTGTTCTCGGTGGCGCTCGCGGTCGGACTGACGCCCGAGCTGTTGCCGATGATCACCACCGTGACGCTGTCCCGGGGCGCACTGCGGATGGCCAAGCGCAAGGTGATCGTGAAGCGGCTCGCCGCCATCCACGATCTCGGCGCCATGTCGGTGCTGTGCACCGACAAGACGGGAACATTGACCTCTGCAGAGATTACGCTGGCCCGCAGCATCGGGCCTGACGGCAACGACGAGCCGCGTGCCGCCGAGCTCGGTGCCATCGCCGCCACGCTCGGTGGTGACCGAGGCTCGCTCGATACGGCACTCATCGCCGGCGCGGACCATGCGGCCGCGGGATGGAGCCTGGGCGGGCAGCAGACCTTCGATTTCTCGCGCCGGCTCGGCTCGGTGCTGGCAATCCGCGGGGCAGACCAGATCCTGATCGTGAAGGGCGCACCGGAAGCGGTGATCGAGCTCTGTACGCAGCAACGGCAGGGCAGCACGATCACCGCGATCGACGACGGCGGCCGCACTGAGATGTGCGAGCGCGTTCATGCGCTGGCGCGAGAGGGCTTGCGCACCGTCGCGATCGCATCACGGCCATGGAACGGCGCGCCACGCGAGATCGAGACCGATGACGAGCAGGAGCTGACCTTCGAGGGTCTGTGCGCGTTCGCCGATCCGCCCAAGCCGACCGCGGCCGCCGCCATTGCACAGCTCGCCCGCGCCGGCATTGCGCTGAAGATTCTCTCCGGGGACGATCCTGTCGTGGTCAAGCGGCTGGCCGGCCTGGTCGGCCTGAAGGCCGACCGCGTCCTGTCCGGCAGCGACATCGCCAAGCTCAGCGACGACGCGCTCGCAGTGCAGGTGCACTCGGCCGATGCGTTCGGCCGGCTCGCGCCCGATCAGAAGTCGCGCATCGTCAAGGCGCTGCAGGCCTCGGGCGAGGTCGTGGGCTTCCTTGGCGACGGCATCAATGATGCGCCGGCGCTGAAGGCTGCCGACATCGGCCTGTCGGTCGACGGCGCGACGGGCGTCGCGCAATCGGCCGCCGACATCATCCTGCTCGCCTCCGATCTCGAGGTCGTTGCCGATGGCGTGGAAGAAGGACGGCGCACCTTCGCCAACATCCTGAAATATGTCCGGATGGGTGCGAGCTCGAATGTCGGCAACATGCTGTCGATGGCCGCCGCATCGATGGTGCTGCCGTTCCTGCCGATGCTGCCGACGCAGATCCTGCTCAACAACCTGCTCTATGATCTTTCGGAGCTCGGAATTCCCTTCGACCGCGTCAGCCCACAGGCGACCGCACGGCCGCAGCGCTGGGACATGAAGCGGCTGATGCGCTTTGCCGCGATCATGGGTCCCTTGTCGTCTCTGTTCGACTTCCTGACCTTCGGCGCGCTGCTCTATCTGTTCCACGCGACGCCGGATGAATTCCGCACCGCCTGGTTCCTCGAATCCATGGCGACCCAGATCCTCGTCATCTTCATCATCCGGACCAACGGGCGGCCATGGAGCAATCGTGCGGATCCGGTGCTGACGGCCTCGTCGCTGATCGCGCTGGTCGTCGCCCTCGGCTTGCCCTTCACACCGGCGGGCGCCTGGTTCGGCTTCGTTGCGCCGCCTGCTATCGTGCTGGCCGCCATCGCAGCTCTCGTCGTCGCCTATCTGGTCAGTGCGGAAGCGCTCAAATCCCTCGCCGTGGGACCCGGACCTGCGCGATCTCACAGTCGGCGTCACCCTCGCCACCGACACCTATGA
- a CDS encoding DMT family transporter, translated as MSSPRHPISPLAWLNNQPYVLLTLASLFWAGNIVLARYVAGHVPPLTLSCIRWIGTFLMLWPFARTHLARDWRTLLAHWPLLLLLALTGFAINNALSYWAMQYTQALNGLLIQSSTPLFVALWSLLLFGVRLSLAQFAGIAMSLSGVLVILTRGDLGALAGIQFNRGDLMFAGALLVFGLYSAAMTRRPAVHQLSLISACTALGAVLLLPLAVWEYSSGFVLAPDLLSIATLGYVIVFASTLAYLFFNRGISLIGPNRAAPFLHLVPLFGSVLAILLLGEELRLFHLLGYALVIAGVIIASRTGGAKMA; from the coding sequence TTGTCCTCCCCACGTCATCCCATCTCGCCGCTGGCCTGGCTCAACAACCAGCCCTATGTGCTGCTCACGCTGGCTTCACTGTTCTGGGCCGGCAATATCGTGCTCGCGCGCTACGTCGCCGGGCATGTGCCGCCGCTGACGCTGTCGTGCATCCGCTGGATCGGAACCTTCCTGATGCTGTGGCCGTTCGCACGCACGCACCTGGCGCGCGACTGGCGGACGCTGCTCGCGCATTGGCCGCTTCTGCTGCTGCTGGCGCTGACCGGATTCGCGATCAACAACGCGCTGTCCTATTGGGCCATGCAATACACCCAGGCGCTCAACGGGCTGCTGATTCAATCGTCGACGCCATTGTTCGTGGCGCTGTGGTCACTGTTGCTGTTCGGCGTACGGCTGAGCTTGGCCCAGTTCGCAGGCATCGCCATGTCGCTGAGCGGCGTGCTGGTGATCCTGACGCGCGGCGATCTCGGCGCGCTCGCCGGCATCCAGTTCAACCGCGGCGACCTGATGTTCGCCGGCGCATTGCTGGTGTTCGGCCTCTACTCCGCCGCCATGACGCGGCGGCCGGCGGTGCATCAGCTGTCGCTGATCTCGGCCTGCACGGCGCTTGGTGCCGTACTGCTGCTGCCGCTGGCGGTCTGGGAATATTCGTCCGGGTTCGTGCTCGCGCCCGATTTGCTGTCGATCGCGACGCTCGGCTACGTCATCGTGTTCGCCTCGACGCTGGCCTATTTGTTCTTCAACCGCGGCATCAGCCTGATCGGCCCGAACCGTGCCGCACCGTTCCTGCACCTCGTGCCGTTGTTCGGCTCGGTACTGGCGATCCTGCTGCTGGGCGAGGAGCTCAGGCTGTTTCACCTCTTGGGCTATGCCCTGGTCATTGCCGGCGTGATCATCGCCTCTCGCACCGGCGGCGCAAAGATGGCCTGA
- a CDS encoding DMT family transporter, which translates to MSAADPSASAAPARIWIANQPYVLLSITALCWAGNSIVGRLAAGHIPPVTLSFLRWSLAFLLILPLAWKQLRQDWPAIRSRLGIMIALSVTGIGAFNTLQYWSLEYTQALNTLLLQSAGPLIVALWSMLLLRVHLTLAQAIGIVLSLVGVLLILTRGHPTALADISFNRGDLIFLLAMAVFGFYSVLTIKRPQIHGLSMVAFTFGCGAASLVPLLIWELNARPVMAFDAQNLLSLLYVAIFPSTIAYLCFNRGVLLIGANRAAPFFHVVPVFGSVMAFVFLGEQPQIFHIIGFAMVLAGVFVASRKQAT; encoded by the coding sequence ATGTCTGCCGCCGATCCCTCCGCATCCGCCGCGCCCGCGCGCATCTGGATCGCCAACCAGCCCTATGTGCTGTTGAGCATCACGGCGCTGTGCTGGGCCGGCAATTCGATCGTCGGACGGCTCGCCGCCGGCCACATCCCGCCGGTGACGTTGTCGTTCCTGCGCTGGTCGCTGGCGTTCCTTCTGATCCTGCCGCTGGCGTGGAAACAGCTCCGCCAGGACTGGCCGGCGATCCGCTCGCGGCTCGGCATCATGATCGCGCTGTCCGTGACCGGCATCGGCGCCTTCAACACGCTGCAATACTGGTCGCTCGAATACACGCAGGCGCTCAACACGCTGCTGCTGCAATCGGCCGGCCCGTTGATCGTGGCCTTGTGGTCGATGCTGCTGCTTCGCGTGCACCTGACACTGGCGCAGGCGATCGGCATCGTGCTGTCGCTCGTGGGCGTGCTGCTGATCCTGACACGCGGCCACCCCACCGCGCTGGCCGACATCAGCTTCAACAGAGGGGATCTGATCTTCCTGCTGGCGATGGCAGTGTTCGGCTTCTACTCGGTGCTGACGATCAAGCGGCCGCAGATCCACGGCCTGTCGATGGTCGCCTTCACCTTCGGCTGCGGCGCAGCCAGCCTCGTTCCGCTGCTGATCTGGGAGCTCAATGCGCGCCCGGTCATGGCATTCGACGCGCAGAACCTGCTATCGCTGCTCTACGTCGCGATCTTTCCGTCGACCATCGCCTATCTCTGCTTCAATCGCGGCGTGCTCCTGATCGGCGCCAATCGCGCCGCGCCGTTCTTTCACGTGGTGCCGGTGTTCGGCTCGGTCATGGCCTTCGTGTTCCTCGGCGAGCAGCCGCAGATCTTCCACATCATCGGCTTTGCCATGGTGCTGGCCGGCGTGTTCGTGGCCTCGCGCAAACAGGCGACGTGA
- a CDS encoding sulfite exporter TauE/SafE family protein: MNAVDLMGGLATGLVGGFTSGLLGVTPGGGLVVFGVLLLGAEQHVAQGLSLIAQIPPTSATGIKRYWDGGSRVPLPLLLWLGLGFVVGGAVGALIANWAAASVLQWAYVVYLLLLDALLLRRSSGKDRSEAAKSAADPPGAALLLVGCAAGVSSGFLGIGGGLATVVGLSAVLGMAQHRAQMISLALTLVPTTIPAAWVYWDHDALPSWPILAVVIVGLAVGTDLGARLATRVSAARLRIMLIGFVSLMALCMALKAMR; encoded by the coding sequence ATGAATGCCGTTGATCTCATGGGCGGTCTCGCCACGGGCCTGGTCGGCGGCTTTACCTCGGGGCTGCTCGGAGTCACGCCCGGCGGTGGCCTGGTCGTCTTCGGAGTGCTGCTGCTCGGGGCCGAGCAGCACGTCGCGCAGGGACTCTCGCTGATCGCGCAGATCCCGCCGACCAGCGCGACCGGAATCAAGCGCTATTGGGATGGCGGCAGCCGGGTGCCGCTGCCCTTGCTGCTTTGGCTGGGGCTCGGATTCGTGGTCGGCGGCGCAGTCGGCGCACTCATCGCCAATTGGGCTGCCGCGTCGGTCCTGCAATGGGCCTACGTGGTCTATCTGCTGCTGCTCGACGCGCTGCTGCTGCGGCGGTCATCCGGCAAGGATCGCAGCGAGGCCGCGAAGAGCGCTGCTGACCCGCCGGGGGCTGCGCTGCTGCTGGTGGGCTGCGCGGCCGGCGTGTCGTCCGGCTTTCTCGGGATCGGCGGCGGACTTGCCACCGTGGTCGGCTTGAGTGCGGTGCTCGGCATGGCGCAGCATCGTGCCCAGATGATCAGTCTGGCACTGACGCTGGTGCCCACGACGATTCCGGCGGCGTGGGTCTATTGGGATCACGACGCCTTGCCGTCCTGGCCAATCTTGGCCGTCGTGATCGTCGGGCTGGCAGTCGGGACCGATCTGGGCGCACGCCTTGCCACCCGCGTGTCGGCGGCGCGGCTCCGGATCATGCTGATCGGCTTCGTATCGCTGATGGCACTCTGCATGGCGCTCAAGGCGATGAGATGA
- a CDS encoding TetR/AcrR family transcriptional regulator, whose protein sequence is MFTGRWARSEGRTRAPNGMPPCRKLDPPLYKTNIRFVCFGRDPRLARGRRADASMAHVGRRLRMPKLRPETMAARRDEILAAAAACFARQGFHQTTIADVIAESGLSAGCIYGHFAGKDELIQAIGEQRHARDAALLTAARDSSDPLDGLRAIARAALADMQKEDGLRSRRIALQLWAEALRDDAIRVQVTEGVRRPIALIAELLQGGQRSGVIDRAINPRSMARTMVAMFQGFVLQRLWGEPFSTSEAMAAFEALLSGLATRR, encoded by the coding sequence ATGTTCACCGGACGTTGGGCCCGCAGCGAGGGCAGGACAAGAGCGCCCAATGGAATGCCGCCATGCCGAAAACTCGATCCCCCTCTTTACAAAACGAATATTCGTTTTGTATGCTTCGGCCGTGATCCTCGGCTGGCACGGGGCCGAAGGGCGGACGCGTCGATGGCCCACGTCGGGAGAAGATTGCGCATGCCGAAGTTGAGGCCGGAAACGATGGCGGCACGTCGCGACGAGATACTCGCAGCCGCCGCGGCCTGTTTCGCGCGACAGGGATTTCACCAGACCACGATCGCTGACGTGATCGCGGAATCCGGTCTCAGCGCGGGTTGCATCTACGGACATTTTGCGGGGAAGGATGAGCTGATTCAGGCGATCGGTGAACAGCGCCACGCTCGTGATGCGGCGCTTCTGACGGCCGCGCGCGACAGTTCGGATCCCCTGGACGGATTGCGCGCCATCGCCAGGGCCGCGCTGGCCGATATGCAGAAGGAAGATGGCCTGCGCAGCCGGCGCATTGCGCTGCAGCTCTGGGCCGAAGCCCTGCGCGACGATGCCATCCGCGTGCAGGTGACCGAGGGCGTGCGCCGGCCGATCGCCCTGATCGCCGAACTCCTGCAGGGCGGCCAGCGGTCCGGCGTGATCGACCGCGCCATCAACCCGCGCAGCATGGCCCGCACGATGGTCGCGATGTTCCAGGGTTTCGTGCTGCAACGGCTATGGGGCGAGCCGTTCTCGACGTCCGAAGCGATGGCGGCGTTCGAGGCGCTGCTGTCGGGTCTTGCGACGAGACGATGA
- the ftsH gene encoding ATP-dependent zinc metalloprotease FtsH — MESDPNTRKQAIAVGYIFLAGVGMLLLQWLLTTYNTVETIPYSQFEQLIEQGKIAEVSVSQDTIQGKFKDKQPDGKTSFITARVDAPLAEKLATKGVTVTGVPAGGVLQTLLSWVVPALMFYLIWVFLGRKVMDRQGFGGLMSIGKSRAKVYVETDTKVTFADVAGVDEAKFELQEVVQFLKDPKSYGRLGAHVPKGILLVGPPGTGKTLLARAVAGEAGVAFFSISGSEFVEMFVGVGAARVRDLFEQARKAAPCIIFIDELDALGRSRTAGGPLGGYDEKEQTLNQLLAELDGFDPSSGVILLAATNRPEILDPALLRAGRFDRQVLVDRPDKGGRLAILKVHVKKITMADSVDLDKVAALTAGFTGADLANLINEAAIAATRRRGHDVTFDDFTVAIERLVAGLEKKSRVLSPAERRRVAYHEMGHALVAANLAGVDPVQKVSIIPRGVGALGYTMQRPTEDRFLLAVSELKNRIAVLMGGRASEQLIFDGDVSTGAADDLQRATEIAIEMVTKYGMDATVGQRTYAPRPQVSFLQSQDQIVSAAEQTGREIDLAVRELIAEGGARARAILDGHHQDLEQGVALLIAKETLTAEEFAPLRPVSSPSPAREAAVPS; from the coding sequence ATGGAATCCGACCCGAACACCCGCAAGCAGGCGATCGCCGTCGGCTACATCTTCCTTGCCGGCGTCGGCATGCTGCTGCTGCAATGGCTGCTGACGACCTACAACACGGTCGAGACAATTCCGTACAGCCAGTTCGAGCAGCTCATCGAGCAGGGCAAGATCGCTGAGGTGTCGGTCAGCCAGGACACCATCCAGGGCAAGTTCAAGGACAAGCAGCCGGACGGCAAGACCTCCTTCATCACCGCGCGGGTGGACGCGCCGCTCGCCGAGAAACTGGCGACGAAGGGGGTCACCGTGACCGGCGTGCCCGCGGGCGGCGTGCTCCAGACGCTGCTGTCCTGGGTCGTGCCGGCACTGATGTTCTATCTGATCTGGGTGTTTCTCGGTCGCAAGGTGATGGACCGCCAGGGCTTTGGCGGGCTGATGTCGATCGGCAAGTCGCGCGCCAAGGTCTATGTCGAGACCGACACCAAGGTGACGTTCGCCGACGTTGCCGGCGTCGACGAGGCCAAGTTCGAACTGCAGGAGGTCGTGCAGTTCCTCAAGGATCCCAAGAGCTATGGCCGCCTCGGCGCGCACGTGCCGAAAGGCATTCTGCTCGTCGGACCGCCGGGCACGGGAAAAACCTTGCTGGCGCGCGCCGTTGCAGGTGAAGCCGGCGTCGCCTTCTTCTCGATCTCGGGGTCCGAATTCGTCGAGATGTTCGTCGGTGTCGGCGCCGCGCGGGTGCGCGATCTGTTCGAGCAGGCCCGCAAGGCCGCGCCCTGCATCATCTTCATCGACGAACTCGACGCGCTCGGCCGCAGTCGTACCGCCGGCGGTCCGCTCGGCGGCTATGATGAAAAGGAGCAGACGCTCAATCAGCTGCTCGCCGAGCTCGACGGCTTCGATCCGAGCTCGGGCGTCATCCTGCTCGCTGCCACCAACCGGCCCGAAATTCTCGATCCGGCGCTGCTGCGTGCCGGCCGCTTCGATCGACAGGTGCTGGTCGATCGCCCCGACAAGGGCGGACGGCTCGCGATCCTGAAGGTGCACGTCAAGAAGATCACGATGGCCGACAGCGTCGACCTCGACAAGGTCGCGGCGCTGACGGCCGGCTTCACCGGCGCCGATCTCGCCAACCTCATCAACGAGGCCGCGATCGCGGCCACGCGCCGCAGGGGTCACGACGTGACCTTCGACGATTTCACCGTCGCGATCGAGCGCCTCGTCGCGGGCCTCGAGAAGAAGAGCCGCGTGCTCAGTCCCGCCGAGCGGCGGCGTGTCGCCTATCACGAGATGGGACACGCGCTGGTCGCCGCCAATCTCGCCGGCGTCGATCCGGTGCAGAAGGTGTCGATCATTCCGCGCGGCGTGGGTGCGCTCGGCTACACGATGCAGCGCCCGACCGAGGACCGCTTCCTGCTCGCGGTCAGCGAATTGAAGAACCGCATCGCGGTGCTGATGGGCGGGCGCGCGTCGGAGCAGTTGATCTTCGATGGCGACGTCTCGACCGGCGCCGCCGACGACCTGCAGCGCGCGACCGAGATCGCGATCGAGATGGTCACGAAGTACGGCATGGACGCGACGGTCGGCCAGCGGACCTACGCGCCGCGGCCGCAGGTCTCGTTCCTGCAGTCGCAGGATCAGATCGTGTCGGCGGCCGAACAGACCGGCCGCGAGATCGACCTCGCCGTGCGCGAACTGATCGCCGAAGGCGGCGCACGCGCGCGTGCGATCCTCGACGGCCATCACCAGGATCTGGAGCAGGGTGTCGCGCTGCTGATTGCAAAGGAGACCTTGACGGCCGAGGAGTTTGCTCCGTTGCGGCCGGTGTCGTCGCCGTCTCCTGCGAGGGAAGCCGCCGTTCCGAGCTGA